In Acidobacteriota bacterium, a genomic segment contains:
- a CDS encoding NUDIX hydrolase, giving the protein MGIDKSGNNPGTDDCASRRYPSTPVCAVGALIYRGSRILLVRRGKAPSLGKWSVPGGRLRVGETLEAAVIRETREETCMTVRPLRVGKVVEHLLRDERGDIEYHYVIVDYVCQVIDGSPRPASDVSEVRFVEISDLSQWDMTEGTAQVIQEVFEGTTGTDETSNPPDSR; this is encoded by the coding sequence GTGGGGATCGACAAGTCCGGCAACAACCCCGGAACCGACGACTGCGCCTCCCGGCGTTATCCTTCGACTCCCGTCTGTGCGGTAGGCGCCCTGATCTATCGAGGAAGCCGGATACTCCTGGTGCGGCGGGGAAAGGCTCCGTCCCTGGGCAAATGGTCGGTCCCCGGCGGAAGATTGCGTGTCGGAGAGACCCTGGAAGCCGCCGTCATCCGGGAGACCCGGGAGGAAACCTGTATGACCGTGCGTCCATTGAGAGTCGGAAAGGTGGTGGAGCATCTCCTGAGGGATGAGCGGGGCGACATCGAATACCACTACGTGATCGTGGACTATGTCTGCCAGGTCATCGACGGCTCGCCGCGGCCTGCCAGCGACGTCAGCGAAGTCCGGTTCGTGGAGATTTCCGATCTGTCTCAGTGGGACATGACCGAAGGAACGGCTCAGGTCATTCAAGAGGTATTTGAAGGCACCACCGGGACGGATGAAACCTCGAATCCCCCAGACTCCCGGTGA